The following are encoded together in the Halopseudomonas salegens genome:
- a CDS encoding DUF2058 domain-containing protein, producing the protein MVNSLQAQLLKSGLVDEKKLKQAQRAKKKAAKQEPEKAADTGAAIQRAREEKAERDRQLNLERKAEAERKEREAQAKQLIEQHKLDRAGGETAYQFVHKKKIKRIYVTEEQFAQLSRGKLGVVRVSGSYELIPLAITERLAERVPHWPVSVAKVEADTPAEDDPYADYKIPDDLMW; encoded by the coding sequence ATGGTCAACTCCCTGCAAGCACAACTGCTCAAATCCGGTCTGGTCGACGAGAAAAAGCTCAAGCAAGCCCAAAGAGCGAAGAAGAAAGCCGCCAAACAGGAACCGGAAAAGGCTGCCGATACCGGCGCAGCCATTCAGCGTGCCCGCGAAGAAAAGGCCGAGCGGGACCGTCAGCTCAACCTGGAGCGCAAGGCAGAAGCCGAACGCAAGGAACGCGAAGCCCAGGCCAAGCAATTGATAGAGCAGCACAAACTCGACCGCGCCGGTGGCGAAACGGCCTATCAGTTCGTGCACAAGAAAAAGATCAAGCGGATTTATGTCACCGAAGAGCAATTTGCCCAGCTGAGTCGCGGCAAGCTTGGTGTGGTACGGGTTTCAGGTAGTTATGAACTGATTCCGCTGGCAATTACCGAGCGACTGGCAGAGCGCGTCCCCCATTGGCCGGTCAGTGTTGCCAAGGTAGAGGCCGACACCCCTGCTGAAGACGATCCCTATGCCGACTACAAGATCCCCGACGATCTGATGTGGTAA